TCGAACGTATCGAGCGGTTCACCCGCGCGAAACGTCTGGGTCGGGCTGTCGAACCGAAGTGGGATGTCCCGTGGCGAACCGAATCGCGCCTTCACGCACTCCAACAGCGCGATACCGTCCTTTGCGGCGTGCAGAATGTAAGCCGCGTCCGCACCGAATTCCAACTCCGAGGAGCCGCGGAAACTCGCCATCCCCAACCCGGCATACGTCGAGGAACCGTTCTTGGATTTTTGCCGCGCCACCGAAGACACCAGCACCACGCACGCACCCGCATTCGCGAGCTTCCGGACCTGGCTCATGAGCGCGTCGAGTTTCGAGCGATCGTCATCGTCCCCGGTCGTGAACCGCTGCGCGTAATCCACCACACACAGCCGGGCACCGAACGCGAGCATCGCTTCGGCGAGGTTGCGGAGTGCGAACGGGGCTTCGAGGAACGCGATCCGCTCGAACAGTGTGGCGTGTTCCGTGAGCGCGGATTCGACCCGGCGGCGCTCGTCGGCCAGCAACTGCCGATCCTGAATCGCGTCGAGCGTCACACGGGCGAGCCGGCTGAGCAACTTTTCCAGCAGCGCGCCGGGCGCGACTTCCACGTTCCCGATCACCGCGCGGAGGTTCGGATGATTCGCTAACGTGCCGGCCACGGCTTGGAGCACCAGTGTCGTTTTCCCGGCACCGGGCGGCGCGCCCAGCAACAGCACGCGGCCCGGGCGCAGGTCGAGTAACTCGAACGGGGCTTCGGGCTTCCAGCGCTCCGGGCGCGCGTCGAGGTCGAACGCGGGCGAGCGGGCGACGGCCGCAGCGGTCACGAACTTGGCAGACGAGGGTGTCACGTAACACGCCCCTTCCCCCCGTGCCCGATACCGGCCGCGAGTTGTTTCTCGACCTCGCGCGGGTCGAGCCCGCTCTTGAGGGCCGGTTCTTCGAGCAGCCCGCGCACCACGGCGGGCGGGGTACCGGATTCACTGAGAACCGCGGCGCACCGGAACAGCGTCACCGCTCGTCCGGTGTCCGTAATGTCGCCGAACCCGATGAAGTCGCGGACGAACTTCGGCACCGTGGGAGCAGAGGAAGGGGCTTCCCGGCGCGCCACGCCCGATACTCCGATTGGTGCCGCGCGGATGATTTGCGCTTCGGCATCACACCAGTCGTCTGCCAGAGTCTCACTGTCCTCACAAACGACCGGTACCCCATATCCGGCCGGGTTCCGCGCCAACTCCCGAACGCGATCCGCGTTGAGGCGGAACAACTCTTCGGGCTCAAGGAACCGCTTGTGTAACCCGGTGCGCGGGTGCCGCGTGTTCGGCAGTCGGAACAAGCGCTGCCGGTCGTATACCGCGGAATCGATGGTCGCACCGGCTTTTCGGGCGATGGTCAGGCACAGCAGTTTCACCAGCGCCGGTACGTGAACGAGCGGGTGGAAACCGGGCAGCGCGACGAGCGTCACGTGAAACCCCTTCGCGCCCGAGAAGTAGATCCCGAGTCCGTTTTCGGCGTGTGCCTTGTACCGGTCCAGCAGGTACGTCACCAGTTTTCGGGCGTCCGCGAGCGCGGCCCCGAGGTCGGGCCGGTCGATGTCCCAGACCAACCGGCAACACGCGGCCGGCCCGTCGTACCCTTTCGGCGAACCGGCGCGCCGGACGTGGGCGCCGTATTCCGCGGCCGGGTACTGGTACACGGTGCCGAACGCCTCGCGCTCGATATTCACCTCGTCGCACTCGTGGTAGGCGCGGAACAGGGCTTCCGCGCTCACCACGTGCCGGGTCGCGTTCGGCGCACCGTCCACGAACCCACCGACCAGGCGCGCCGGTGGGATGCAGTTCGCACCAAACGCGAACTCCGTGCTCCGGAGTTCCGCGAAGGTCGTCACGTGTTCCCCCCTTCCGTCCCGCTCTCCGAGGGAACCGCGAACCGAGCCGCGGCGGTCGAGTTGTCGCGCTCGTCGCTCGTGACGGTGAACCTCATCACGTCGTTCCGGGTCGGGTCGTCCTTCTGAACACCGACCAGCACGTTGCAAACGATCACGCGCCCGGCTTCCGGGAACGGCGCGCGTCGGAGGTCCGCCCCGGACCGCAAGCCGAGAGAAGCGAGTGCGGCCTTGGCGCGGTTCGCGTTCGCGGGGTCGGCGAGCGTGAAATAGCGCCACAACGAGAACGCCGCGTGTTCGGCCGGTTCGACGACCGTGAACCGGAGCCGGTACGCGAGTTTGCCCGCCTTGGTGGTGTGCAGCTCGCCGGATTCGAGCCGGCACGTGTACCAGCCCGCGGGGAGGACGGTAACGCCCGACGCCGAATCGAACGCGGCGAGCGCCTCACCGGGATCGGCCGCGCTGTCGAACGCGCCCAGGTCACCGGGATTGAAATTCAGGGGTTTGTCGAGCAAGATCAATTCTCCAAATTCAGGTTCGTGAGACGACGGGGCGTGCCGTAGTGGGCGCGCCTCGTCGCATTTAGCGACGGGTTGTTGCGGAACTAGAAGCGATCCACGAATCAATAACGGACTTCGGCCAGCGCACGAGCCGACCAAGTCGCAAACACGCGGGCAGCTCGTTCGCGTCGCGCATCCGCCAGATTTGCCGAACGCTACACTCGAGCAGCGCCGCTAGATCGTTGGCGTCATACGTCGCGGCTTCAACAGTAGGCGGGAACGATTTGTCGAGGTTGGGTTGAACTGACGTCATGGCGTCCTCTGTGTCGTGAGCGTGCGGGTGTTGTCCCGCACAGTCACATTGACGCGCACGAAATGCGAACGAACTCGCCACGCAATTTCGTGGCTCCTGCGCCGGGCATTTGGCACCGGGTGAACTGTGATTTCAGGCGAGGTCAAGAAGTGAAAAAAAGTGCCGACGGAATGGCCGAATTACTTTTTCGTCGGCCCCTCTAATTCCGTGCGCCGTCGGCTGTACTGAATCGCGCTCTCGACGACGGCCGCGTTGATCGCATCG
This region of Gemmata massiliana genomic DNA includes:
- a CDS encoding DnaB-like helicase C-terminal domain-containing protein, yielding MTPSSAKFVTAAAVARSPAFDLDARPERWKPEAPFELLDLRPGRVLLLGAPPGAGKTTLVLQAVAGTLANHPNLRAVIGNVEVAPGALLEKLLSRLARVTLDAIQDRQLLADERRRVESALTEHATLFERIAFLEAPFALRNLAEAMLAFGARLCVVDYAQRFTTGDDDDRSKLDALMSQVRKLANAGACVVLVSSVARQKSKNGSSTYAGLGMASFRGSSELEFGADAAYILHAAKDGIALLECVKARFGSPRDIPLRFDSPTQTFRAGEPLDTFDAAPEPPPRKGNR
- a CDS encoding helix-turn-helix transcriptional regulator, which produces MTSVQPNLDKSFPPTVEAATYDANDLAALLECSVRQIWRMRDANELPACLRLGRLVRWPKSVIDSWIASSSATTRR